Proteins co-encoded in one Streptomyces sp. JH34 genomic window:
- a CDS encoding serine/threonine-protein kinase, protein MSEAQQSREPQRDKDGRLLAGRYRLGEVLGRGGMGTVWRAADETLGRTVAVKELRFPSSIDEDEKRRLITRTLREAKAIARIRNTSAVTVYDVVDEDDRPWIVMELIEGKSLAEVIREDGTLTPRRAAEVGLAILDVLRSAHREGILHRDVKPSNVLISEDGRVVLTDFGIAQVEGDPSVTSTGMLVGAPSYISPERARGHKPGPPADLWSLGGLLYASVEGRPPYDKGSAIATLTAVMTEPVEPPANAGGLEEVIYGLLAKDPDERLDDAGARVLLNAVINSPEKPVAPPADRTQVMALPSIGDSGSGKGGNGRKDTKGRKAAAAAPAVGVGSAAAASSGRPAAVTPAPEGPASGAAATSVTPSAGIGESTRDRLRGALKSVRNAKSPAAGAVPSRTTSATASVSGTAGPAGRPAVPRASITDVVPRRTLAVIAGVVVLAVLGTVLALTLGDSDAGDQGGSKGGETAASSGATAGGDAEASTGGGSGKDEVTGAQDGGKESQGQDEGQASTDPSPSKGTGEASPGPDALPAGYKKVADERFHFTMAMPESFKRNAIAGSNSGGIYNENGGFPRVQVDYNSSPGNDAAAAWRSLMGAVAASSNGYKHIGIKKVEYNGYPTVADWEFTRKQQGKTIRVLNRGFKADATHGYSIMISCEADAWDGEECRTLRETAFATFEPKD, encoded by the coding sequence ATGTCGGAGGCGCAGCAGTCGCGGGAGCCCCAACGGGACAAGGACGGACGCCTTCTCGCGGGGCGTTACCGCCTCGGGGAGGTGCTCGGCCGGGGCGGCATGGGCACGGTCTGGCGTGCTGCCGACGAGACGTTGGGGCGTACGGTCGCGGTCAAGGAACTCCGGTTCCCGTCGTCCATCGACGAGGACGAGAAGCGGCGTCTGATCACGCGAACGCTGCGTGAGGCGAAGGCGATCGCGAGGATCCGCAACACCAGCGCGGTGACGGTCTACGACGTGGTCGACGAGGACGACCGGCCGTGGATCGTCATGGAGCTCATCGAGGGCAAGTCCCTCGCCGAGGTGATCCGTGAGGACGGCACCCTGACGCCGAGGCGCGCGGCGGAGGTCGGCCTCGCCATCCTCGACGTGCTCCGCTCCGCGCACCGTGAGGGCATCCTGCACCGGGACGTGAAGCCGTCCAACGTGCTGATCTCCGAGGACGGCCGTGTCGTCCTCACCGACTTCGGCATCGCCCAGGTCGAGGGCGACCCCTCCGTCACCTCCACGGGCATGCTCGTCGGCGCCCCCTCCTACATCTCGCCCGAGCGCGCCCGGGGTCACAAGCCGGGGCCGCCCGCCGACCTGTGGTCGCTCGGCGGGCTGCTGTACGCGAGCGTCGAGGGCCGCCCGCCGTACGACAAGGGCTCGGCCATCGCCACGCTCACGGCGGTGATGACGGAGCCCGTCGAACCGCCGGCCAACGCGGGAGGGCTGGAGGAGGTCATCTACGGCCTGCTGGCCAAGGACCCCGACGAGCGACTGGACGACGCGGGGGCGCGCGTCCTGCTCAACGCGGTGATCAACTCCCCGGAGAAGCCCGTCGCACCGCCGGCCGACCGCACCCAGGTCATGGCGCTGCCCTCGATCGGTGACTCCGGGAGCGGCAAGGGCGGGAACGGCAGGAAGGACACCAAGGGCAGGAAGGCCGCCGCGGCAGCCCCTGCCGTGGGCGTCGGATCCGCTGCCGCCGCGAGCTCCGGGAGACCGGCGGCCGTCACCCCGGCCCCCGAGGGCCCGGCCTCCGGAGCCGCCGCCACGTCCGTGACCCCCTCCGCCGGGATCGGCGAGAGCACCCGGGACCGGCTGCGCGGCGCACTGAAGTCCGTCCGGAACGCGAAGTCCCCGGCTGCGGGCGCCGTTCCGTCGCGCACCACCTCCGCCACGGCGTCGGTGTCCGGGACCGCCGGTCCTGCGGGCAGGCCGGCCGTCCCGCGCGCGTCGATCACCGACGTCGTGCCGCGCCGCACCCTGGCGGTCATCGCCGGTGTCGTCGTGCTCGCCGTCCTCGGCACGGTCCTTGCGCTCACCCTCGGCGACAGTGACGCGGGCGACCAGGGCGGGTCCAAGGGTGGCGAAACCGCCGCCTCGTCCGGTGCGACGGCGGGCGGCGACGCCGAAGCCTCCACCGGAGGCGGCTCGGGCAAGGACGAGGTCACCGGCGCGCAGGACGGCGGCAAGGAGAGCCAGGGGCAGGACGAGGGACAGGCCTCCACCGACCCCTCGCCCTCGAAGGGGACCGGCGAGGCGAGTCCCGGCCCGGACGCGCTGCCCGCCGGGTACAAGAAGGTCGCCGACGAGCGGTTCCACTTCACGATGGCGATGCCCGAGAGCTTCAAGCGCAACGCCATAGCGGGAAGCAACTCGGGCGGCATCTACAACGAGAACGGCGGCTTCCCACGCGTCCAGGTCGACTACAACAGCTCGCCCGGGAACGACGCGGCCGCCGCGTGGCGCAGCCTGATGGGGGCGGTGGCCGCGAGCAGCAACGGCTACAAGCACATCGGGATAAAGAAGGTCGAGTACAACGGCTACCCGACCGTCGCCGACTGGGAGTTCACCCGTAAGCAGCAGGGCAAGACGATCCGGGTCCTCAACCGGGGCTTCAAGGCCGACGCCACCCACGGTTACTCGATCATGATCAGCTGCGAGGCCGACGCATGGGACGGGGAGGAGTGCCGGACGCTGCGCGAGACGGCCTTCGCCACGTTCGAGCCGAAGGACTGA
- a CDS encoding glycerol-3-phosphate dehydrogenase/oxidase, protein MRTAILGPAERAEALTAMAERELDVLVVGAGVVGAGTVLDAATRGLSTGLVEARDWASGTSSRSSKLIHGGLRYLEMLDFALVREALKERGLLLERLAPHLVKPVPFLYPLQHKGWERLYAGSGVALYDAMSVSSGHGRGLPVHRHLTRRHALRVAPALRKDALVGALQYYDAQMDDARFVATLVRTAAGYGAHVANGARVTGFLREGERVVGARVQDVEGGAEYEVRAKQVVNATGVWTDDTQALIGERGQFHVRASKGIHLVVPKDRIHSTTGLILRTEKSVLFVIPWGRHWIIGTTDTDWDLDKAHPAASSADIDYLLERVNSVLNTPLGRDDVEGVYAGLRPLLAGESDATSKLSREHTVAHPAPGLVVVAGGKYTTYRVMAKDAVDEAVHALDQRVADCVTEDIPLLGAEGYRALWNARARIAARTGLHVVRVEHLLNRYGAMTEELLELVKGDSSLGEPIAGAEDYLRAEVVYAASHEGARHLDDVLTRRTRISIETFDRGTRCARECADLMAPVLGWDTDRVEREVEHYRKRVEAERESQRQPDDLTADAARLGAPDIVPR, encoded by the coding sequence GTGAGGACAGCGATACTGGGACCTGCGGAGCGCGCCGAGGCGCTGACCGCGATGGCCGAGCGCGAACTGGACGTGCTGGTCGTGGGAGCGGGCGTGGTCGGCGCCGGGACCGTGCTGGACGCGGCCACCAGAGGACTTTCCACCGGGCTGGTCGAGGCGCGCGACTGGGCGTCCGGCACGTCCAGCAGGTCGAGCAAGCTGATCCACGGCGGACTGCGCTATCTGGAGATGCTGGACTTCGCACTCGTGCGGGAGGCGCTGAAGGAGCGCGGGCTGCTCCTGGAGCGGCTGGCGCCGCACCTGGTGAAGCCCGTCCCCTTCCTCTACCCCTTGCAGCACAAGGGCTGGGAGCGGCTGTACGCAGGCTCGGGCGTCGCGCTGTACGACGCGATGTCGGTGTCGTCCGGGCACGGCCGCGGACTGCCCGTGCACCGGCACCTCACCCGCCGCCACGCCCTGCGGGTCGCTCCCGCCCTGCGTAAGGACGCCCTGGTCGGAGCCCTGCAGTACTACGACGCCCAGATGGACGACGCGCGGTTCGTCGCGACCCTGGTGCGCACCGCCGCGGGGTACGGCGCGCACGTGGCGAACGGCGCGCGGGTGACCGGCTTCCTGCGGGAGGGCGAGCGGGTCGTCGGCGCGCGGGTGCAGGACGTCGAGGGGGGCGCCGAGTACGAGGTCCGGGCCAAACAGGTCGTCAACGCGACCGGGGTGTGGACCGACGACACCCAGGCCCTCATCGGCGAGCGCGGACAGTTCCACGTCCGGGCGTCGAAGGGCATCCACCTCGTCGTCCCCAAGGACCGCATCCACTCCACGACCGGGCTCATCCTGCGGACCGAGAAGTCCGTGCTCTTCGTGATCCCGTGGGGACGGCACTGGATCATCGGCACGACCGACACCGACTGGGACCTGGACAAGGCCCATCCGGCAGCCTCCAGCGCCGACATCGACTATCTGCTGGAACGCGTGAACTCGGTGCTGAACACCCCACTGGGCAGGGACGACGTCGAGGGCGTCTACGCCGGACTCCGGCCCCTGCTGGCGGGTGAGTCGGACGCCACCAGCAAGCTCTCGCGTGAACACACGGTGGCCCACCCGGCGCCGGGGCTCGTCGTCGTGGCGGGCGGCAAGTACACGACGTACCGGGTGATGGCGAAGGACGCCGTCGACGAGGCCGTGCACGCGCTGGACCAGCGGGTCGCCGACTGCGTCACCGAGGACATCCCGCTGCTGGGTGCCGAGGGCTACCGCGCCCTGTGGAACGCCCGCGCCAGGATCGCCGCCCGCACCGGGCTGCACGTCGTGCGGGTGGAGCACCTGCTCAACCGGTACGGGGCGATGACCGAGGAACTCCTGGAGCTCGTGAAGGGCGACTCCTCGCTGGGAGAGCCGATCGCGGGAGCCGAGGACTACCTGCGCGCCGAAGTCGTCTACGCCGCCTCGCACGAGGGCGCCCGCCACCTCGACGACGTCCTGACCCGACGCACCCGGATCTCCATCGAGACCTTCGACCGGGGCACCCGCTGTGCCCGCGAGTGCGCGGACCTGATGGCGCCGGTGCTCGGCTGGGACACCGACCGGGTCGAACGGGAGGTGGAGCACTACCGCAAGCGGGTGGAGGCGGAACGCGAGTCCCAGCGGCAGCCGGACGATCTGACGGCCGACGCGGCGCGGCTGGGGGCGCCGGACATCGTGCCGCGCTGA